A genomic region of Ignavibacteria bacterium contains the following coding sequences:
- a CDS encoding valine--tRNA ligase, with protein MKKELSKVYNPQDVEDKWYQYWESNKLFHAEIDHSKKPYTIVIPPPNITGSLTMGHILNNTLQDIFIRWKKMCGYNACWVPGTDHASIATETKVTAYLREKGIDKKKIGREEFLKYCWEWKETYGGIILKQLRKLGVACDWDRLRFTMDDDYYRLVLEAFVHLYKKGYIYRGLRMVNWDPATQSAISDEEVIYQEVNGKLWYFKYPIKDSNDFIIVATTRPETMLGDTAVAVNPEDERYKHLVGKKVILPIVNREIPIIADNYVDKEFGTGCVKVTPAHDPNDFEISQRHPIEVINILNPDATLNENVPKEFRGLDRFEARKKVVEKFEELGLLEKIEDYKTNIGYSERGKVPIEPYLSEQWFMRMDELVKPAIKSVEEGKVKFHPERWTKVYFHWMHNIKDWCISRQLWWGHRIPVWYCQNESCKEIIVQVDPPQSCPKCGSTNLKQDEDVLDTWASSWLWAHGVFRTKEELEYFYPTDTLVTGPDIIFFWVARMIIAAHEFTNNIPFKDVYFTSIIRDEKGRKMSKSLGNSPDPLDVIAQYGADALRFTIIYLAPLGQDVLFSVDKCEIGRNFANKIWNAGRFLLMNAEQIKVNYNLKFESLDLTDKWILSRLNSTIKNYTEALETFRINDASKIIYNFIWSDYCDWYVEFVKTRLAEETNENVKSAVLSRAIYVYENILKLLHPIMPFITEEIFQTIYDLDLSRKDKSEIKTIMTEQFPAVDEKWIDEDVEKKLELMQDLISSIRNIRGEMNVPPSKKCDVYIKAEDKDFEDLVNAYPFYIEKLARVENILVGKTVQRPKNSSVSVVKGNEIYIPLEGLIDIEVERERLKKEIERLEKLLEGVNKKLSNENFVTRAPEDVVKNEREKQKNFSEALEKVKKNLAMLEQN; from the coding sequence ATGAAAAAGGAACTCTCGAAAGTTTATAACCCACAGGATGTTGAAGATAAATGGTATCAATACTGGGAATCAAATAAATTATTTCATGCCGAAATTGATCATTCCAAGAAACCTTACACAATAGTAATTCCACCTCCCAATATTACTGGCAGCCTTACAATGGGACATATCCTGAACAATACACTTCAGGATATTTTTATCCGTTGGAAGAAAATGTGCGGATATAATGCATGCTGGGTTCCTGGAACAGATCACGCATCAATTGCAACTGAAACAAAAGTAACAGCTTATCTCAGGGAAAAAGGAATTGATAAAAAGAAAATTGGCCGCGAAGAATTTTTAAAATACTGCTGGGAATGGAAAGAAACTTACGGTGGAATTATTCTAAAACAATTGCGAAAACTTGGTGTCGCTTGCGATTGGGATAGATTAAGATTCACAATGGATGATGATTACTATCGACTTGTGCTGGAAGCTTTTGTTCATTTATATAAAAAAGGATATATCTATCGCGGATTGAGAATGGTAAACTGGGATCCTGCAACTCAATCTGCAATTTCTGACGAAGAAGTTATCTATCAAGAAGTAAATGGGAAACTCTGGTATTTTAAGTATCCAATAAAAGACAGTAACGATTTTATTATAGTTGCGACTACACGTCCCGAGACAATGCTTGGAGATACTGCCGTTGCTGTCAATCCAGAAGATGAAAGATATAAGCATTTAGTTGGTAAAAAAGTAATCCTTCCAATTGTTAATAGAGAAATTCCAATTATTGCTGATAATTATGTTGATAAAGAATTTGGAACAGGATGTGTTAAAGTTACTCCAGCTCACGATCCAAATGACTTTGAAATAAGTCAGCGCCATCCGATTGAAGTGATTAATATTTTAAATCCCGATGCAACGCTTAATGAAAATGTCCCGAAAGAATTTCGTGGATTGGATCGCTTTGAAGCTCGCAAAAAAGTTGTAGAAAAATTTGAAGAACTTGGTTTACTCGAAAAAATTGAAGATTACAAAACAAACATTGGTTATTCCGAAAGAGGTAAAGTCCCCATCGAGCCGTACCTTTCTGAACAATGGTTCATGCGGATGGATGAACTTGTTAAACCCGCAATTAAATCTGTTGAAGAAGGAAAAGTAAAATTTCATCCTGAGAGGTGGACAAAGGTTTATTTCCATTGGATGCATAATATTAAAGACTGGTGTATTTCGAGACAATTGTGGTGGGGTCACAGGATTCCAGTATGGTATTGCCAGAATGAAAGTTGTAAAGAAATTATTGTTCAAGTTGATCCACCTCAAAGTTGTCCCAAATGCGGTTCAACAAATTTAAAACAGGACGAAGATGTACTTGATACCTGGGCATCGAGCTGGTTATGGGCGCATGGAGTTTTTAGAACAAAAGAAGAACTCGAATATTTTTATCCAACCGATACACTTGTAACTGGACCCGACATCATCTTCTTCTGGGTCGCACGTATGATTATTGCAGCTCACGAATTCACCAATAACATTCCTTTCAAAGATGTTTATTTTACCAGTATTATTCGTGACGAAAAAGGTAGAAAGATGAGCAAATCATTGGGCAATTCTCCCGACCCGCTCGATGTAATTGCTCAATATGGTGCAGATGCCTTGAGATTTACAATAATTTATCTGGCACCGCTCGGACAGGATGTTCTATTCTCAGTTGACAAATGTGAAATCGGCAGAAACTTCGCCAATAAAATCTGGAATGCAGGAAGATTTTTATTAATGAATGCCGAGCAAATTAAAGTTAATTACAATTTGAAATTTGAATCGCTTGATTTAACGGACAAATGGATTTTGAGCCGATTAAACTCAACTATTAAAAATTATACTGAAGCACTCGAGACATTCAGAATAAATGATGCGTCGAAGATAATTTACAACTTTATCTGGAGTGACTACTGCGATTGGTATGTGGAATTTGTAAAAACAAGACTGGCAGAAGAAACAAATGAAAATGTGAAGTCAGCCGTTCTTTCGAGAGCAATTTATGTTTATGAAAATATCTTGAAATTACTCCATCCAATTATGCCTTTCATTACAGAAGAAATCTTCCAGACAATTTATGATCTTGATTTATCAAGAAAAGATAAGAGCGAAATCAAAACAATTATGACAGAACAATTTCCAGCTGTAGATGAAAAATGGATTGATGAAGATGTTGAAAAGAAACTCGAACTTATGCAGGATTTAATTTCATCTATTCGAAATATTCGAGGCGAGATGAATGTCCCACCTTCGAAAAAATGTGATGTGTACATAAAGGCTGAAGATAAAGATTTTGAAGATTTAGTAAATGCATATCCCTTTTACATTGAAAAACTTGCAAGAGTTGAGAACATACTTGTTGGAAAGACAGTTCAAAGACCAAAAAATTCCTCTGTATCAGTTGTAAAAGGTAATGAAATCTACATTCCGCTCGAAGGACTAATAGATATTGAAGTCGAAAGAGAAAGATTAAAGAAAGAGATTGAGAGGTTAGAAAAACTTTTAGAAGGAGTAAATAAAAAACTTTCAAACGAAAACTTTGTAACAAGAGCTCCCGAAGATGTTGTGAAGAACGAAAGAGAAAAACAGAAGAACTTTTCTGAAGCTCTCGAAAAAGTAAAAAAGAATCTTGCAATGTTAGAACAAAATTAA
- a CDS encoding proline--tRNA ligase has protein sequence MRLSKVFIPTTKEAPADAVIPSHILMMRAGMIRPLAAGIYSFLPLGYRMIKKVCEIIRREMDAIGGQEFHLPALNPKEIWEKTNRVEAFGDTLFQVKNRDYVLAPTHEEIIAQIAADHIKSYRDLPQIWYQIQTKFRNEPRPRSGVIRGRQFLMKDSYSLDKDWEGLDRSYELHAEAYRKIFSACGLKFFEVGASSGAMGGTGSQEFMVESDAGEDTCAICDSCGYAANVEVAKAKVEDYPRDEKSEELHEIHTPNVKTIDELSEFLKIPTTKCAKSRVYIHNDQPILVLMLGNDEVNEEKLVAVLGGKIRPAHPDELLEITGADAGSIGPIGINMRIIADIKLRHANNMVSGANKNDYHIGGIDFDRDLPNIEYFDLHFVQEGDKCYQCGNKLRVVKAIELGHIFKLGTKYSEALGAKYLDEKGEEHPIVMGSYGIGVERIIACLIEQNHDEKGIIWPREIAPFQVHLIGVNMKNEEIKRTCEKIYYEMQESDIEVLYDDRDDVSAGFKFNDADLIGVPLQVIVGEKNLAKNKVEIKYRATGEKKIVELGMLIRTLQEELFLP, from the coding sequence ATGAGATTATCCAAAGTATTTATTCCAACAACTAAAGAAGCACCAGCTGATGCTGTAATTCCGAGTCATATTTTGATGATGAGGGCTGGAATGATTCGCCCGCTTGCTGCCGGTATTTATTCTTTTCTTCCTCTCGGTTATCGAATGATCAAAAAAGTTTGCGAAATCATTCGAAGAGAAATGGATGCAATTGGCGGACAAGAATTTCATCTTCCTGCTCTCAATCCCAAAGAAATCTGGGAAAAAACTAATCGTGTAGAAGCTTTTGGAGATACTCTCTTTCAGGTAAAAAATAGGGATTATGTTCTTGCACCAACTCACGAAGAAATTATAGCTCAAATTGCTGCTGACCACATTAAATCTTATCGAGATTTGCCACAAATCTGGTATCAAATTCAGACAAAATTCAGAAATGAACCGAGACCAAGAAGCGGAGTAATTCGCGGAAGACAATTTTTAATGAAAGATTCATACTCTCTTGATAAAGACTGGGAAGGACTTGATAGAAGTTATGAACTTCACGCCGAGGCTTACAGAAAAATTTTCTCTGCCTGTGGATTAAAATTTTTTGAAGTTGGTGCTTCAAGTGGTGCAATGGGCGGGACTGGCTCACAGGAATTTATGGTTGAATCCGATGCAGGAGAAGACACCTGTGCAATTTGTGATTCTTGCGGATATGCAGCTAATGTAGAAGTGGCAAAAGCTAAAGTCGAGGACTATCCAAGAGATGAAAAATCAGAAGAACTTCATGAAATACACACTCCAAATGTTAAAACAATAGATGAACTTTCTGAATTTTTAAAAATACCAACAACTAAATGTGCAAAATCTAGAGTTTACATTCATAACGATCAACCAATTCTTGTCTTGATGCTTGGAAATGATGAAGTTAACGAAGAAAAATTAGTCGCTGTACTTGGAGGAAAAATTCGTCCAGCTCACCCAGATGAATTATTAGAAATCACTGGTGCTGATGCTGGATCAATTGGTCCAATCGGTATTAATATGAGGATCATTGCCGATATAAAATTGCGTCATGCAAACAATATGGTTAGCGGTGCAAATAAAAATGATTATCATATCGGAGGAATTGATTTTGATCGTGATCTGCCGAATATCGAATATTTCGATCTCCATTTTGTTCAGGAAGGTGATAAATGTTATCAGTGTGGTAATAAATTGAGAGTTGTTAAGGCAATTGAACTTGGTCATATTTTCAAGCTCGGTACAAAATACTCTGAAGCGCTTGGAGCAAAATACCTTGATGAAAAAGGTGAAGAGCATCCAATTGTAATGGGAAGCTACGGAATAGGTGTGGAAAGAATAATTGCCTGTTTGATTGAACAAAACCACGACGAGAAAGGTATCATCTGGCCACGAGAAATTGCTCCATTCCAGGTTCATCTCATTGGCGTTAATATGAAGAATGAAGAAATCAAAAGAACTTGCGAAAAAATTTATTATGAAATGCAGGAAAGCGATATTGAAGTCCTTTATGATGATAGAGACGATGTATCAGCCGGATTTAAATTCAATGATGCCGATTTAATTGGTGTTCCTTTGCAAGTAATTGTTGGTGAAAAAAATCTTGCCAAAAACAAAGTCGAAATTAAATATCGAGCAACTGGTGAGAAGAAAATAGTCGAATTGGGAATGCTTATAAGAACTTTACAAGAAGAATTATTTTTACCATAA
- a CDS encoding CDGSH iron-sulfur domain-containing protein, which translates to MDKPNIAAKMPAVLELEPGTYWWCKCGLSKNQPFCDGSHKTTSFTPIELKIEEKKRVALCQCKHSEKIPYCDGTHRKL; encoded by the coding sequence ATGGATAAACCAAATATTGCCGCTAAAATGCCTGCCGTCTTAGAACTCGAACCAGGCACATACTGGTGGTGCAAATGCGGATTGTCAAAAAATCAACCTTTCTGTGATGGTTCTCACAAAACAACTTCATTCACTCCAATTGAATTAAAGATTGAAGAGAAAAAAAGAGTGGCTTTGTGTCAGTGCAAACATTCTGAAAAAATTCCATATTGCGATGGGACTCACAGAAAATTATAA
- the tal gene encoding transaldolase: MNSRLYKLLKIGQSIWLDNISRSLIKSGELKSLIDKGIRGVTSNPTIFEKAILGSNDYDEAIQKLISRGLKSEEILEELMIEDIKDACDLFGEVYKESNGNDGFVSIEVNPLLAYNTEGTIEAVKRIWEKINKPNLMVKIPATKEGLKAIEESIAKGINVNVTLIFSIQRYIEVAEAYINGIKRRLGNGEEVNNVNSVASVFVSRLDTLVDNEIVKMINQGKPELTKYLGKAAVANTKLIYQEFKKIFLSERFDELKSKGAKIQRPLWASTSTKNPMYSLLLYVDELFAPHTVNTLPPKTLEIMLEESIIEDRIEKDLEEAKKIIEDLKSLGIDFEQIFEKLEKDGVKAFEDSYLNLLSTLEQKVKILQDV, translated from the coding sequence ATGAATAGCAGACTATATAAACTTTTGAAGATTGGACAAAGTATCTGGCTTGACAATATTAGTCGCAGCTTGATTAAAAGCGGTGAGTTGAAATCTTTAATTGACAAAGGAATTCGAGGGGTTACTTCAAATCCAACAATTTTCGAGAAAGCAATACTTGGCAGCAACGATTACGATGAAGCAATTCAAAAATTAATATCAAGAGGATTAAAATCTGAAGAGATACTTGAAGAATTGATGATTGAAGATATAAAAGATGCCTGCGATCTTTTCGGCGAAGTCTATAAAGAATCAAACGGTAACGATGGCTTCGTGAGTATTGAAGTAAATCCATTACTTGCTTACAACACAGAAGGAACAATAGAAGCTGTTAAAAGAATCTGGGAAAAAATAAATAAACCGAACTTGATGGTTAAAATACCAGCAACCAAAGAGGGATTGAAAGCAATCGAAGAATCAATAGCAAAAGGAATTAATGTAAATGTGACTTTGATATTTTCAATTCAAAGATACATTGAAGTTGCCGAGGCTTACATTAATGGAATTAAAAGAAGATTGGGAAATGGTGAAGAAGTAAATAATGTAAATTCAGTAGCTAGTGTTTTTGTAAGTCGATTGGATACCCTTGTAGATAACGAAATTGTAAAAATGATAAATCAGGGTAAACCAGAATTAACTAAATATCTTGGTAAAGCTGCAGTTGCTAATACTAAATTGATCTATCAAGAATTTAAAAAGATTTTCTTAAGTGAAAGGTTTGATGAATTAAAATCAAAAGGAGCAAAAATACAAAGACCGCTCTGGGCAAGTACGAGCACCAAAAATCCAATGTACAGCCTGTTGCTTTATGTTGATGAATTGTTTGCCCCACATACGGTTAATACTCTTCCGCCAAAGACATTAGAAATTATGCTCGAAGAAAGTATAATTGAAGATAGAATAGAAAAAGATCTTGAAGAAGCTAAGAAAATAATCGAAGATTTGAAATCATTGGGAATTGATTTCGAACAAATTTTTGAAAAACTTGAGAAGGATGGCGTGAAAGCTTTCGAAGACTCGTATCTCAATTTACTTTCCACATTAGAGCAAAAAGTTAAAATATTGCAAGACGTTTAA
- a CDS encoding MTH1187 family thiamine-binding protein, translating to MKVIVDVSIIPLGVGLSLSPYVAECEKIFKEAGLTTMLHANGTNIEGEWDEVFGAIKKCHERLHQMGVPRISTNVRIGTRIDKDQTMMDKIKSVEEKM from the coding sequence ATGAAAGTAATTGTTGATGTAAGTATAATTCCACTTGGAGTTGGTCTCTCTCTTTCGCCTTACGTGGCAGAATGCGAAAAAATTTTTAAAGAAGCGGGTCTTACAACGATGCTTCATGCAAATGGAACGAACATCGAGGGTGAATGGGATGAGGTTTTTGGTGCAATTAAAAAATGTCATGAGCGGCTGCATCAAATGGGTGTTCCAAGAATTTCGACAAATGTTCGAATAGGAACTCGGATTGATAAAGATCAAACAATGATGGATAAAATTAAAAGTGTTGAAGAAAAAATGTGA
- a CDS encoding D-aminoacylase → MKKISRRKFIEAGSISTAGLLLMGCSPFPEIFSKDRSLDIIIKNGSIIDGTGKKEFVADIGIKDDKIILIGKITDINAKTVIDAKGLKVAPGFIDIHSHTDADLIINPRAESKIRQGVTTEITGQDGFSWGPIGGPELELTKKNFYEQYGEELKWRSIGDFLDDFSRRKFSVNIATMVGLGTIREFVVGLDERAATNEEIKKMQQEVIKAIEEGAIGISTGLEYTPGSFASTEELIELCRVAPEKFRLYATHMRNEDNYVLEAIDEAIEIAKRSNSRLQISHLKVSGKSNWNKVDQVIEKIEKAVNDGLEVHADRYTYVAYHTNLSSLFPLWAREGGTQKFLDRLKDKNLQNQIREFVERKVSNLDGDWNGVLISSIGKDEFKHYQGKTIHQLSEEFGMDGYETSVKVLLDAQNQVMMMGFGMEEKSTEKILAHPLVMISSDAGSHAPYPPMNREIAHPRAYGTFPRAIAKYVRERKICSLEEIIKKMTSMPADKLGLKERGRIEENKIADIVIFDYDKIQDKATFTEPHQYPDGIPYVIVNGKIVISNYDHTGAMPGQVLRLNI, encoded by the coding sequence ATGAAAAAAATTTCAAGAAGAAAGTTTATAGAAGCTGGTTCAATTTCAACCGCAGGGCTACTCTTAATGGGCTGCTCACCATTTCCAGAAATTTTTTCAAAGGACCGCTCTCTTGATATCATAATTAAAAATGGCTCCATAATTGATGGGACAGGCAAAAAGGAATTTGTTGCAGACATCGGAATTAAAGATGATAAAATAATTTTGATTGGAAAAATAACTGATATTAATGCAAAAACGGTGATTGATGCAAAAGGATTAAAAGTCGCTCCTGGTTTTATTGATATTCATTCCCACACCGATGCTGATTTAATTATAAATCCAAGAGCAGAAAGCAAAATTCGACAAGGAGTAACAACAGAGATAACAGGTCAGGATGGTTTTTCGTGGGGTCCTATTGGCGGACCTGAACTTGAACTGACCAAAAAGAATTTTTATGAACAATATGGTGAAGAATTGAAATGGCGTTCAATAGGTGATTTTTTGGACGACTTTTCTCGTCGAAAATTTTCAGTGAACATTGCAACTATGGTTGGACTTGGTACAATTAGAGAATTTGTCGTGGGACTTGATGAACGAGCTGCTACTAACGAAGAGATAAAGAAAATGCAGCAGGAAGTAATCAAGGCTATTGAAGAAGGAGCAATTGGTATTTCTACAGGATTGGAATATACACCAGGTTCTTTTGCATCGACCGAGGAATTAATTGAACTGTGCAGAGTTGCACCAGAAAAATTTAGACTTTATGCAACTCATATGAGAAATGAAGATAATTATGTTCTCGAAGCAATTGATGAAGCAATTGAAATTGCTAAAAGGTCAAACTCCCGTCTTCAGATCTCTCATCTAAAAGTTTCAGGTAAAAGCAACTGGAATAAAGTCGACCAGGTGATTGAAAAAATTGAAAAAGCTGTTAATGATGGTCTCGAAGTTCATGCCGATCGATATACTTATGTTGCTTACCATACAAATCTTTCGTCACTTTTTCCACTCTGGGCTCGAGAGGGCGGAACTCAAAAATTTCTCGATAGATTGAAAGACAAAAATCTTCAGAATCAAATTAGAGAATTTGTTGAGAGAAAAGTATCGAATCTTGATGGTGATTGGAATGGCGTTTTAATTTCAAGTATTGGTAAAGATGAATTCAAACATTACCAGGGTAAAACAATTCATCAATTAAGCGAAGAATTTGGAATGGATGGTTATGAAACATCCGTTAAAGTTTTGCTCGACGCTCAAAATCAGGTTATGATGATGGGCTTCGGAATGGAAGAAAAATCAACTGAGAAAATTTTGGCTCATCCTCTTGTAATGATTTCATCAGATGCAGGAAGTCATGCACCATATCCTCCAATGAATAGAGAAATTGCTCATCCAAGAGCATATGGAACTTTTCCAAGAGCAATTGCAAAATATGTGAGGGAAAGAAAAATTTGTTCACTTGAAGAAATTATTAAGAAAATGACATCGATGCCTGCAGATAAATTGGGCTTGAAAGAAAGAGGAAGAATTGAGGAGAACAAAATTGCGGACATTGTAATTTTCGATTACGATAAGATTCAAGATAAAGCGACATTTACCGAACCTCATCAATATCCCGATGGAATTCCTTATGTTATTGTAAATGGGAAAATTGTAATTTCAAATTATGATCACACTGGAGCAATGCCCGGTCAGGTGTTGAGATTAAATATCTAA
- the cas6 gene encoding CRISPR-associated endoribonuclease Cas6: MRISFLFQLKESNLPKDYRRGFASLIKHAISIADPQLYNIYYKGNYKIKPFTFSVYFPHSPKFQDDKFIVGDEAILNISTNDYRFASKIYNGMLSILNSPYPIFENSVSLKTITFHPLKRIKKDEITFRTMDAILITNKNCHIDVNGNQYDLYLTPDDEGFDEGLRFLIKEIVKKFLNYERDFFFDYELVQDTVRAIPIWHYNQWNTGIKGKIKIKSHPEILQLIYDVGIGARRSQGFGMLEVTNE; encoded by the coding sequence ATGAGAATAAGTTTTTTATTTCAATTAAAAGAGAGCAACCTGCCAAAAGATTATCGGAGAGGCTTTGCCTCTTTGATTAAGCACGCAATTTCAATAGCAGATCCTCAACTTTATAATATCTACTATAAAGGCAATTATAAGATAAAACCTTTCACATTTAGCGTTTATTTCCCCCATAGCCCGAAATTTCAAGATGATAAATTTATAGTGGGAGATGAAGCAATATTAAATATATCTACAAATGATTATCGTTTTGCATCAAAAATCTACAATGGAATGCTTTCAATTCTAAATTCACCTTATCCGATTTTTGAAAATTCTGTATCCTTAAAGACCATCACTTTTCATCCATTAAAAAGAATTAAAAAAGATGAAATTACCTTTAGAACAATGGATGCAATTTTGATAACAAATAAGAATTGTCATATCGATGTAAATGGTAATCAATACGATCTTTATCTCACTCCAGATGACGAAGGATTTGATGAAGGATTACGATTTTTAATCAAGGAAATAGTGAAAAAATTTTTGAATTATGAAAGGGATTTTTTCTTTGATTACGAATTAGTTCAAGACACGGTTAGAGCAATTCCAATTTGGCATTATAATCAATGGAACACAGGTATCAAAGGTAAAATCAAAATAAAAAGTCATCCCGAAATTCTACAATTAATTTACGATGTCGGGATTGGTGCAAGAAGAAGTCAGGGTTTCGGGATGCTGGAGGTGACAAATGAATGA
- the cas7i gene encoding type I-B CRISPR-associated protein Cas7/Cst2/DevR: MSNSIKNVTLTIIFEGSALNRDEKIGGNILSIKKMNINGETKSFLSKVAIRHYLFETLLRAFPENWKPAALTTGQNVIQFDLTQDDILTSAELDAFGYMYTISGESSITRKAPIGITKAISLNSYEQDLAFYANHDLVKRANEKGLNINPNPYNKEEHSSFYKLSFTIDSECFGIDRWIISSEPNYSENKLKINLGENTKIFDVEFVREENDSRIYRNSNGFLSIKNLSDNVFEVKFILNDDQKRARIKNILNAIKNGLYAQSSGELNTIVPLFVIASGVKIPSPVFHPFIDVIRTNGGFEVIGLKDCLKNAWLNSNKIFLMGSERFNVNISDSRLTDNWDDFLADIGLE, encoded by the coding sequence ATGTCAAACTCAATTAAAAATGTCACATTAACAATCATTTTTGAAGGATCTGCACTTAATAGAGATGAAAAAATCGGGGGCAATATCCTATCAATAAAAAAGATGAATATTAACGGGGAAACTAAATCTTTCCTCAGCAAAGTTGCTATAAGGCATTATCTTTTTGAAACTTTACTCAGAGCTTTCCCTGAAAATTGGAAACCTGCAGCTCTTACAACCGGTCAAAATGTAATACAATTTGATCTCACACAGGATGATATTCTTACAAGCGCAGAGCTTGACGCATTTGGTTATATGTATACAATATCTGGTGAAAGTTCAATTACAAGGAAAGCACCAATTGGCATTACTAAAGCTATATCATTAAATAGTTATGAACAGGATTTGGCATTTTATGCAAATCATGACCTTGTGAAGAGAGCAAACGAAAAAGGTTTAAATATTAATCCAAACCCATATAACAAAGAAGAGCATAGTTCTTTTTACAAATTAAGCTTTACAATTGATAGCGAATGCTTTGGAATTGATAGGTGGATTATTTCTTCTGAACCAAACTATTCTGAAAATAAATTAAAGATTAATCTAGGAGAGAATACAAAAATTTTTGATGTAGAGTTTGTAAGGGAAGAAAATGACTCCAGGATTTACCGTAACAGCAATGGCTTTCTTTCGATTAAAAATTTGAGTGATAATGTTTTTGAAGTAAAATTCATTTTAAACGATGATCAGAAAAGAGCCAGAATTAAAAATATTTTAAATGCAATAAAAAATGGACTTTATGCTCAATCCAGCGGAGAATTAAACACAATCGTTCCACTATTTGTAATTGCAAGCGGTGTTAAAATCCCTTCGCCAGTTTTTCATCCATTTATTGATGTCATTAGAACCAATGGTGGTTTCGAAGTAATCGGATTGAAAGACTGTTTGAAAAATGCCTGGCTTAACTCTAATAAAATTTTCTTGATGGGTTCTGAAAGATTTAATGTTAATATAAGCGACAGCAGATTGACAGACAATTGGGATGACTTTTTAGCTGATATCGGTCTCGAATAA
- the cas5b gene encoding type I-B CRISPR-associated protein Cas5 — protein sequence MKILRIKIYQPQAHYRIPFTVQRRHTYPIPPYSTVIGLLINLLGLKDQSDSLFVDGIKNLKISIAGWFETKTIEKIWFRNLSKESHKDRFGLVNNRIFGGHIEHFGGQSPMTIDILNDVHLIIYLFHKDEIILETIKEKILNPIDRLEVLHLGRAEDWIVFEDLPQLIDVSELAYKRIDTNYEIFFWIPERIFQINDELIDYNQFQGLIYNLPVFFEIENYQTTFNKNGKRKFSYIRAKLNDGKIYKTNILLDLNSGFPKPMPIFLGDLQ from the coding sequence ATGAAAATATTAAGAATTAAAATTTACCAGCCTCAGGCGCATTATCGAATACCATTTACAGTTCAAAGGAGGCACACTTACCCAATACCTCCTTATTCAACTGTCATTGGTCTTTTAATTAACCTTCTCGGATTGAAAGATCAGTCGGATAGTCTCTTTGTTGATGGAATTAAAAATCTTAAAATTTCAATAGCGGGTTGGTTTGAAACAAAAACAATTGAAAAAATATGGTTTCGTAATCTCTCAAAAGAAAGTCACAAAGATCGATTTGGGTTGGTAAATAATAGAATTTTTGGCGGGCACATAGAACATTTTGGTGGTCAATCTCCAATGACTATCGATATCCTTAACGATGTTCATCTCATAATTTACCTTTTTCATAAGGATGAAATTATTTTAGAAACAATTAAAGAGAAAATTCTAAATCCTATTGATAGACTTGAAGTTTTACATCTCGGCAGAGCCGAGGATTGGATTGTCTTTGAAGATTTACCACAATTAATTGATGTATCTGAACTCGCATACAAAAGAATTGATACAAATTATGAAATTTTCTTCTGGATTCCCGAAAGAATTTTTCAAATCAATGATGAATTGATTGATTATAACCAATTTCAAGGATTGATTTATAATCTTCCTGTTTTCTTTGAAATTGAAAATTATCAAACCACTTTTAATAAGAATGGAAAAAGAAAATTTTCTTACATAAGGGCTAAGTTAAATGATGGAAAAATTTATAAGACAAATATCTTGTTAGATTTGAACTCAGGCTTTCCAAAACCAATGCCAATCTTTTTGGGGGATTTACAATGA